In Halobacteriovorax marinus SJ, the following proteins share a genomic window:
- the lnt gene encoding apolipoprotein N-acyltransferase, producing MTTPFNNKWIATTMIPLFGGLLYATSFPMTFAPSFPLGTILGMTCLLYSLAFTQQEMEEKSVWQELISVLFFSIGYNTLGYYWIPETLKVFGDIPFPINWLLGVFFSLIICPHLIIFVIGHRLYKRLSIKSSFLVSSVTSRHLIYALVLTLIERFTPQQFPAHIGHAWLNLAPNLGLAPIFGAPVYSFMSFWLALMIAHRLKHWVTHYFAPVAFIIFLIVNLALPLQRTQDEGSTTHTIRLVQANIGNFVKVNSESGKPFAFNEVYERYFRLSTKETDKNIDLIFWPETAYPRLLQSFKMEVDPRFTPPLIKEVAKKMNAEVFTGGYDKSATENENDFQTEYNAAFHFSRDGKLKNKFHKMKLIPFGEGLPFGPFNEFLAGYIQNISFFASGDHYTLFKTSKGTPFSAAICYEILFSNFIKDNLNTLDQQPDFLVNLTNDSWYGRTAEPEQHLFLAKWRALEFNIPIVRMTNTGITSVIYQDGSETPRSELFEEVVQDIELKTNTRERTIYQEFGLFPTLVLFMILMIISLSIRKFTRN from the coding sequence ATGACAACACCATTTAACAATAAATGGATAGCCACCACAATGATTCCTCTATTTGGTGGACTTCTATACGCGACTTCATTTCCAATGACCTTCGCACCAAGCTTTCCTCTAGGTACTATTTTAGGGATGACTTGCCTTCTTTACTCTCTAGCTTTTACTCAGCAAGAGATGGAAGAGAAAAGTGTATGGCAAGAACTAATAAGTGTTCTCTTCTTCTCTATTGGCTACAATACTCTTGGTTATTATTGGATTCCTGAGACATTAAAAGTCTTTGGTGATATTCCTTTCCCCATCAATTGGCTACTTGGTGTCTTCTTCTCATTAATCATTTGTCCACACCTCATCATTTTTGTTATTGGACACAGACTCTATAAGAGACTCTCCATTAAATCGAGCTTTCTCGTTTCATCAGTTACGAGTAGGCACTTAATATACGCTCTTGTACTAACGCTTATTGAGAGATTTACTCCACAACAATTCCCTGCCCACATAGGGCATGCCTGGCTAAACCTAGCTCCCAACCTTGGATTAGCTCCAATTTTTGGTGCTCCTGTTTACTCGTTTATGAGCTTTTGGTTGGCCCTAATGATTGCCCACAGACTTAAGCATTGGGTTACTCATTACTTTGCTCCAGTTGCCTTTATTATCTTTCTAATTGTAAATTTGGCACTTCCTCTTCAAAGAACACAAGATGAGGGCTCTACAACTCACACTATAAGATTAGTTCAGGCGAATATTGGAAATTTTGTCAAAGTGAATTCAGAAAGTGGTAAACCATTTGCCTTTAACGAAGTCTATGAGAGATATTTTAGATTAAGTACAAAAGAGACTGATAAGAATATTGATCTTATTTTTTGGCCTGAGACCGCCTACCCTAGACTACTTCAATCATTTAAGATGGAAGTCGATCCACGTTTTACACCTCCACTCATTAAAGAAGTGGCTAAAAAGATGAATGCAGAGGTTTTCACTGGTGGGTATGATAAGTCAGCTACTGAAAATGAAAACGACTTTCAAACTGAATACAATGCTGCATTTCATTTCAGCAGGGATGGAAAGTTAAAAAATAAATTTCATAAAATGAAGTTAATTCCATTCGGAGAAGGACTTCCATTTGGACCTTTCAATGAATTTCTCGCGGGCTATATTCAAAATATCTCCTTCTTTGCTAGTGGAGATCACTACACACTCTTTAAGACATCAAAGGGAACTCCATTTAGTGCGGCTATTTGCTATGAGATTTTGTTCTCAAACTTTATCAAAGATAATCTCAATACTCTTGATCAGCAGCCAGACTTTCTAGTGAATCTAACTAATGATAGCTGGTATGGAAGAACTGCAGAGCCAGAGCAGCACCTCTTTCTAGCAAAGTGGCGAGCACTAGAATTTAATATTCCAATAGTGCGAATGACTAATACTGGTATTACTTCTGTAATCTATCAAGATGGTAGTGAAACTCCAAGGAGTGAGCTCTTTGAAGAGGTTGTTCAAGATATTGAATTAAAGACAAATACAAGAGAGAGAACTATCTACCAAGAATTTGGCTTATTCCCCACTCTTGTTCTCTTTATGATCCTAATGATTATCTCTCTTTCAATTAGAAAGTTTACACGTAACTAA
- a CDS encoding S8 family peptidase has product MYSIETFQKRLIIIAMEIHLMSQTFRPKITNVLLTLGLTLSLGTATSYADAGKARKSSLSPEMLKKVTKKKYFKPSEAVVRDADSLDLTLLKSTYASWGVDPDNKSSSINLIEAWRNYKKKKDIVVAVIDTGIDPEHPFLKNNIHVLQGHESLLNYGVDFSKGRTALNKPNDDHGHGTHVAGIIKSVFPKVQILTLKYYNRNANGQDNLNSTIEALEYAVNKGVDIINYSGGGPEPDRRELEILKKAEEKGILVVAAAGNEESNIDNKDNAYYPASYGLKNIITVTAHNQSKQVLSSSNFGKKTVDISAPGYRIKSALPHSRSGYLTGTSQATAFVSGVTALIKSHYPQLSAEELKMIIKKSAKQEITLSEKCSSGGRLDASKAHTLAAEFTRESSEPTNIAKDSKVKREVAQKFNEKKEKGKIFLRRAN; this is encoded by the coding sequence ATGTACTCAATCGAGACATTTCAAAAAAGATTGATTATTATTGCGATGGAGATTCATCTAATGTCACAAACATTTAGACCGAAAATTACAAATGTTCTTCTTACTCTGGGCCTAACTCTAAGCCTAGGGACAGCAACTTCTTATGCTGACGCAGGTAAGGCGAGAAAATCTAGCCTTAGTCCTGAGATGCTTAAGAAAGTAACAAAGAAGAAGTACTTCAAGCCTAGTGAAGCAGTTGTAAGAGATGCTGACTCTTTAGACCTCACACTTCTTAAGTCGACTTATGCAAGCTGGGGAGTTGATCCAGATAATAAATCGTCTTCAATCAATCTCATTGAAGCTTGGAGAAACTATAAGAAGAAAAAGGATATTGTCGTTGCAGTTATCGATACTGGAATTGACCCAGAACATCCATTTCTAAAAAATAATATTCACGTTCTTCAAGGTCACGAAAGTCTTCTTAACTATGGAGTTGATTTTTCAAAAGGAAGAACAGCACTTAATAAGCCAAATGATGATCACGGACACGGAACTCACGTTGCAGGAATCATCAAGAGTGTTTTCCCAAAAGTACAAATCCTAACGCTTAAGTACTACAATAGAAATGCAAACGGACAAGATAATTTAAACTCAACAATTGAAGCACTAGAATATGCCGTAAATAAGGGTGTTGATATCATCAATTACTCAGGTGGTGGTCCAGAGCCAGATAGAAGAGAATTAGAGATCCTAAAGAAAGCTGAAGAGAAAGGAATCCTTGTTGTTGCAGCAGCAGGAAATGAAGAATCAAATATCGATAATAAAGATAATGCTTACTACCCAGCAAGCTACGGGTTAAAGAATATCATTACTGTTACAGCTCATAACCAAAGTAAGCAAGTTTTAAGCTCATCTAACTTTGGAAAGAAAACAGTAGATATTTCTGCTCCAGGTTACAGAATAAAGTCTGCCCTTCCTCATAGCCGTTCAGGTTATTTAACAGGAACAAGTCAGGCGACAGCATTTGTTTCAGGTGTAACAGCTTTAATTAAGTCTCACTACCCGCAACTATCTGCTGAAGAATTAAAGATGATTATTAAGAAATCGGCGAAGCAGGAAATCACTCTAAGCGAAAAGTGTAGCTCAGGTGGAAGACTGGATGCTTCTAAGGCCCATACACTGGCCGCAGAATTTACAAGAGAGTCAAGCGAGCCAACAAATATTGCGAAAGACTCTAAAGTAAAAAGAGAAGTCGCTCAAAAGTTTAATGAGAAGAAAGAAAAAGGTAAAATCTTTTTAAGAAGAGCAAACTAA
- the trhA gene encoding PAQR family membrane homeostasis protein TrhA, translating to MNSRNISGYTDNEEIANTLTHFLGIVLSIYVILSFLSLGASYLVYGLSLLALYCSSTFYHLTRIESRKLLFKKFDHICIYYLIAGSYTPIMMNKVGGQLGVTVTILVWIIAFFGTIYKLKSRKSNKIISTLSYLIMGWLVVFFWADVFKALSHESLKWLATGGILYSVGVIFYSLKKIPYTHAIWHLFVLAGSFAHYICIKSA from the coding sequence ATGAATTCGAGAAATATCAGTGGCTATACAGATAATGAAGAGATTGCAAACACCCTTACTCACTTTCTAGGGATTGTCCTTTCAATTTATGTCATACTCTCATTTCTAAGCTTAGGTGCTAGTTACCTCGTCTACGGACTTTCTCTGCTTGCACTTTATTGTTCCTCTACTTTCTATCACTTAACAAGAATTGAGAGCCGAAAACTACTTTTTAAGAAATTCGATCATATATGTATCTATTATTTAATAGCAGGTTCTTATACACCAATAATGATGAATAAAGTTGGCGGACAACTTGGAGTAACGGTAACCATTCTAGTTTGGATCATTGCCTTCTTTGGAACGATCTATAAACTTAAGTCCCGTAAAAGTAATAAAATTATCTCTACGCTTTCATACCTCATTATGGGTTGGTTAGTAGTCTTCTTCTGGGCAGATGTTTTTAAGGCCCTAAGTCACGAGAGTTTGAAATGGTTAGCGACAGGAGGAATCCTCTATTCCGTAGGAGTCATTTTCTACTCCCTAAAGAAGATTCCCTATACACACGCCATTTGGCATCTCTTTGTTCTCGCTGGTAGTTTCGCCCACTATATTTGCATTAAATCTGCTTAG
- a CDS encoding TraR/DksA family transcriptional regulator: MGKVNLEHFKTILLKKRQEILNGGLLKSTEDLQISSDDLADEADLAQSVINQQVTFNMRQRELSKLRAIEEALERVEDGTYGFCDDCDEPIGKKRLENQPWTTLCITHAEEQEREQGRFGRVG; the protein is encoded by the coding sequence ATGGGAAAGGTCAATCTCGAACACTTTAAGACAATTCTACTAAAGAAACGTCAGGAAATTCTTAATGGTGGGCTACTCAAGTCTACAGAAGATCTTCAAATTTCAAGCGATGACCTGGCTGACGAAGCAGACCTAGCTCAAAGTGTAATAAATCAACAAGTTACTTTTAATATGCGCCAAAGAGAGCTCTCTAAGCTTAGAGCAATTGAAGAGGCCCTTGAAAGAGTTGAAGACGGTACTTATGGGTTCTGTGACGATTGTGATGAACCTATTGGTAAGAAGAGACTTGAAAATCAACCTTGGACTACTTTGTGCATAACTCATGCTGAAGAACAAGAAAGAGAACAAGGTCGTTTCGGTCGTGTTGGATAA
- a CDS encoding flavin reductase family protein, which yields MNKKEAAKAIGHIPSGLFIVAVSDGGVKQGYLASWVQQVSFDPLLISIAINKSRPGYEAIMSGKTFTVNVVGEHEMGYLKHFWSGYDPADSPFDKMDCNMSEAGGVVLKDAKSVLECRVKDSIKPGDHEIIIAEVTASYTLSEGAPIKVHTRATGLDY from the coding sequence ATGAATAAGAAAGAAGCAGCAAAGGCCATTGGACATATTCCTTCAGGGCTCTTTATAGTCGCAGTTTCCGACGGTGGAGTTAAGCAGGGTTACTTGGCAAGTTGGGTGCAGCAGGTGAGTTTTGATCCTCTGTTAATCTCAATTGCTATAAATAAATCTCGTCCGGGATACGAAGCAATTATGTCGGGTAAAACATTTACAGTAAATGTCGTGGGCGAACATGAGATGGGTTACTTAAAACACTTTTGGAGTGGTTATGATCCTGCAGATTCTCCCTTTGATAAAATGGATTGTAATATGTCTGAGGCGGGAGGAGTTGTTCTAAAGGATGCGAAGTCTGTTTTGGAGTGCAGAGTGAAGGACTCTATTAAGCCAGGAGACCATGAAATAATAATTGCAGAGGTTACTGCTAGCTACACCCTAAGTGAAGGGGCACCAATTAAGGTACACACCAGAGCGACAGGTTTAGATTACTAG
- the mltG gene encoding endolytic transglycosylase MltG has translation MTKKHLFIFLVLGPLLGIFAGGLKVYYSIAIWKYQGPEKTFVIKPGEGFSKINHHLATQELISSSKLFYRYNKINNSLSDFKAGNYIIKPGTNMLDIITILTTGKGQTISVTIPEGKNLFQIADILSAEKVTDKESFIKLSKSPDFVSSLGIPASRVEGYLYPETYHFAKNTPAATVIKTMVNTFNNKTAEVDFSKSKLSKHSVIILASVVEKETGASFERPQIAGVFHNRLKKRMRLQSDPTTIYGIWENYNGNLRKKHLLERTEYNTYKIPALPIGPISNPGLESIKAVLSPDTHKYLYFVSKNDGTHIFSETYKQHRRAVNEFQKNAKNRKGKSWRDLNKK, from the coding sequence ATGACAAAGAAACATTTATTTATATTTTTAGTATTGGGTCCACTCCTAGGTATCTTTGCTGGTGGATTAAAAGTTTATTACTCTATCGCAATTTGGAAATATCAAGGTCCCGAAAAGACTTTTGTGATTAAACCAGGAGAAGGTTTCTCTAAGATTAATCATCACCTAGCGACGCAAGAACTTATCAGTAGTTCAAAACTCTTTTACCGCTACAATAAGATCAATAATTCATTGAGTGATTTTAAGGCAGGAAATTATATTATAAAGCCTGGAACAAATATGCTCGATATCATTACTATTCTTACAACAGGTAAAGGGCAGACGATTTCTGTTACAATTCCTGAAGGTAAGAACCTCTTTCAAATTGCAGATATCTTATCAGCTGAGAAAGTTACCGATAAAGAGAGCTTTATAAAGTTATCAAAAAGTCCTGACTTTGTTTCTTCTTTAGGTATCCCTGCTTCGCGAGTTGAAGGCTACCTCTACCCAGAGACTTACCACTTTGCGAAGAATACTCCTGCGGCGACTGTAATTAAGACAATGGTAAATACGTTTAATAATAAAACGGCTGAGGTTGATTTTTCAAAATCAAAACTCTCTAAACACTCAGTTATTATTTTGGCCTCTGTCGTAGAAAAAGAAACTGGCGCTAGTTTTGAGCGACCTCAAATTGCAGGAGTGTTTCACAATAGATTAAAGAAGAGAATGAGACTACAGTCTGACCCTACGACAATTTATGGAATATGGGAAAACTACAATGGCAACCTTAGAAAGAAACATCTACTAGAGAGAACAGAATATAATACTTATAAAATACCTGCTCTTCCTATTGGGCCTATTTCTAATCCAGGACTGGAATCTATTAAAGCTGTACTCAGCCCTGACACTCACAAGTACCTCTACTTTGTAAGCAAGAACGATGGTACACATATTTTCTCTGAAACTTATAAGCAACATAGAAGAGCTGTTAATGAGTTTCAAAAGAATGCTAAGAATAGAAAAGGAAAATCTTGGAGAGACCTTAATAAGAAATAG
- the ruvX gene encoding Holliday junction resolvase RuvX yields the protein MQNEFESYENFNKFKGLNILSIDYGLKVTGLACYCPGREPFPQARGRIIYQSDEQLIDELSLIIEEDFFEVIVLGIPFYLDGNESEMTKKVRQFKTLLEEKFSDLQIYEQDETLSSNAAQERMKNSPQFNFKVDPKRIDEVAATIILEDFMRN from the coding sequence ATGCAAAATGAATTCGAATCCTATGAGAACTTCAACAAATTCAAAGGCTTGAACATTCTCTCCATTGATTACGGTCTTAAAGTCACAGGACTTGCCTGCTACTGCCCAGGCAGGGAACCATTTCCTCAAGCTAGAGGAAGAATTATTTATCAAAGCGATGAACAACTCATCGATGAACTATCTCTCATTATAGAAGAAGATTTCTTCGAGGTTATTGTCTTAGGTATCCCCTTTTATCTCGACGGAAATGAGTCAGAGATGACGAAGAAAGTGCGACAATTTAAAACATTATTAGAAGAAAAATTTAGTGATCTTCAGATCTATGAACAGGACGAAACTCTAAGCTCAAATGCCGCACAAGAGAGAATGAAGAACTCTCCTCAATTTAACTTTAAGGTAGACCCAAAGAGAATTGATGAAGTCGCGGCCACTATCATTCTAGAAGACTTTATGAGGAATTAA
- the rho gene encoding transcription termination factor Rho, translating to MHLNDLREKEIKELIKMGEKLKVENASGMKTHELIFALLKTSAKNKEDIFGSGVLEILPDGFGFLRSPGYNYLPGADDIYVSPSQIRRFGLRKGDSLEGQIRPPKDNERYFALLKVQTINGQTPEAHKKTVLFDNLTPLYPDKQINLESKPTNYSTRMINLFVPQGFGQRCLIVAPPKAGKTMLLQEVANSITDNHPDAKLIVLLIDERPEEVTDMKRNVQAEVVSSTFDEPANRHVQVAEMVLEKAKRLTEAGDDVVILLDSITRLARAYNTVVPPSGKILSGGVDSNALHRPKRFFGAARNIENGGSLTIIATALVDTGSRMDEVIFEEFKGTGNSEIQLDRKLLEKRIFPALDINKSSTRKEDLLMDPLDLQRTYVLRKVLHPMSTIDAMEFMLQRVTKTKTNAEFLESMNS from the coding sequence ATGCACCTTAATGACCTAAGAGAAAAGGAAATTAAAGAACTCATTAAGATGGGTGAAAAGTTAAAAGTAGAAAATGCGTCGGGGATGAAAACTCACGAATTAATTTTCGCTCTTCTAAAAACATCAGCTAAAAATAAAGAAGATATTTTTGGTTCAGGTGTTCTAGAGATCCTTCCAGATGGTTTTGGTTTCCTAAGATCTCCTGGTTATAACTACCTTCCTGGTGCCGATGATATTTATGTATCTCCAAGTCAAATTAGAAGATTTGGTCTTAGAAAAGGTGACTCATTAGAGGGACAGATAAGACCTCCAAAAGATAATGAAAGATACTTTGCTCTATTAAAAGTTCAAACAATTAATGGTCAAACACCAGAAGCACATAAGAAAACAGTACTCTTTGATAACCTAACTCCACTGTACCCTGATAAGCAGATTAACTTAGAGTCAAAGCCAACTAATTACTCTACAAGAATGATTAATCTATTTGTTCCTCAAGGTTTTGGACAAAGATGTCTAATCGTTGCACCACCTAAGGCCGGTAAGACAATGCTACTTCAGGAAGTGGCCAACTCAATTACTGATAATCATCCAGATGCGAAATTAATTGTTCTTCTAATCGATGAAAGACCGGAAGAAGTAACAGATATGAAGAGAAACGTTCAAGCTGAAGTTGTTTCAAGTACGTTTGATGAGCCTGCAAATAGACACGTTCAAGTTGCTGAAATGGTTTTAGAGAAAGCGAAGCGTTTAACTGAAGCAGGTGATGACGTTGTTATTCTATTAGATTCAATTACTCGTCTTGCTCGTGCATATAACACAGTTGTTCCACCTTCTGGTAAAATCTTATCTGGTGGTGTTGATTCAAATGCACTTCACAGACCAAAGAGATTCTTTGGAGCTGCAAGAAATATTGAAAATGGTGGATCATTAACAATTATTGCAACAGCTCTTGTAGATACTGGTTCAAGAATGGATGAAGTTATCTTTGAAGAATTCAAAGGTACAGGTAACTCAGAAATTCAACTTGATAGAAAACTTTTAGAGAAGAGAATTTTCCCTGCTCTAGATATTAATAAGTCATCAACTCGTAAAGAAGACCTCTTAATGGATCCACTCGATCTACAAAGAACTTATGTTTTAAGAAAGGTTCTTCACCCAATGTCTACGATTGATGCGATGGAGTTTATGCTCCAAAGAGTTACTAAGACTAAGACGAATGCAGAGTTCTTAGAATCAATGAACTCTTAA
- the prfA gene encoding peptide chain release factor 1 — protein MFDKLDAVIERFETLTEKLADPTIYDRQDEFKKISSERSNLEEVVVAYKEYRQMKEDIDEAKEILKNEKDEDMKEMAKEVIAENEPQIPEMEERLTILLLPKDPLDDKNVMMEIRAGAGGDEASIFVGDVYRMYSNYFRDLGFKVEQVSISEGDEGIKEIIFSVSGEKVYSKLKYESGVHRVQRVPKTESQGRVHTSTITVAVMPETDDVEFDLDMNDVRIDVYRSGGAGGQSVNTTDSAVRVTHIPTGTVVANQDQKSQLKNKEKALRILKNRIYDKMLQEKNAAEAAERKGLVGTGDRSERIRTYNFPQGRLTDHRIGLTLYSLDKIIEGDMTPVTDALIAHNQAELLKGQEE, from the coding sequence ATGTTTGATAAACTTGATGCCGTAATTGAAAGGTTTGAGACGTTAACAGAAAAGCTAGCTGACCCAACGATCTACGACAGACAAGATGAATTTAAGAAGATTTCTAGTGAGAGATCTAACTTAGAAGAAGTTGTTGTTGCTTATAAAGAATATCGTCAAATGAAAGAAGATATTGATGAAGCAAAAGAAATTTTAAAGAATGAGAAAGATGAAGATATGAAGGAGATGGCAAAAGAAGTCATCGCCGAAAACGAGCCACAAATTCCAGAGATGGAAGAGCGCCTTACAATTCTTCTACTTCCAAAAGACCCTCTCGATGATAAGAACGTGATGATGGAAATTCGTGCCGGAGCTGGTGGGGATGAAGCTTCAATTTTCGTTGGAGATGTCTATAGAATGTACTCAAACTACTTTAGAGATCTAGGTTTCAAAGTAGAGCAGGTTTCGATCTCAGAAGGTGATGAGGGTATTAAAGAAATTATCTTCTCTGTCTCTGGTGAGAAAGTATACTCAAAGCTTAAGTATGAGTCTGGTGTTCACAGAGTTCAACGTGTCCCTAAAACGGAGTCTCAGGGAAGGGTCCATACCTCGACAATTACTGTCGCAGTTATGCCGGAAACTGATGATGTGGAATTTGATCTAGATATGAATGATGTACGTATTGATGTTTACCGCTCTGGTGGAGCCGGTGGGCAGTCGGTAAATACAACTGACTCAGCGGTTAGAGTAACACACATTCCAACAGGAACGGTTGTGGCCAACCAAGATCAGAAGTCTCAGCTTAAAAATAAAGAGAAGGCGCTGAGAATCTTAAAGAATAGAATTTACGATAAAATGCTTCAGGAGAAAAATGCTGCTGAAGCTGCTGAGAGAAAAGGTCTTGTAGGAACGGGTGATAGGTCTGAGCGAATTAGAACTTATAACTTTCCTCAAGGACGACTAACAGATCATCGTATTGGATTAACTCTCTACTCTCTCGATAAGATTATCGAAGGTGATATGACACCTGTTACAGATGCTCTTATTGCTCACAACCAAGCTGAGCTACTTAAGGGTCAAGAAGAGTAA
- a CDS encoding N5-glutamine methyltransferase family protein has translation MIPISLGTYLENFFSDKKERLSELYPGLTINRLKDELTQYARQKKINVDDLFSSRYIPSHTNPITNYFNSLVKGYPLEYIRGRAHFYKSEFDVSENVLIPRSETEILVETASSFLRDWMKMSDERLRILDIGTGSGAIIISLLQEMPRPLEAFATDISKDALEVARRNYFNLRYTIPRESSLRLICTDRMNDLDQEKFHLIVSNPPYIKKREDRDFVHHQVDNYEPHLALYLEDDSYDEWFRTLFKQVLNSLYEEGIFIMEGHEDHLEDLCEVCNMIGFSTVKILKDYTNRNRFLVAKK, from the coding sequence ATGATTCCAATAAGTCTTGGAACATATTTAGAGAATTTCTTCTCTGATAAAAAAGAGAGATTGTCTGAATTGTATCCAGGTTTAACAATCAATAGATTAAAAGATGAACTCACTCAATATGCGAGACAGAAGAAGATCAATGTAGATGATTTATTTTCTTCTCGCTATATTCCGAGTCATACAAATCCAATTACAAATTACTTTAATAGTTTAGTTAAGGGTTACCCTCTCGAGTATATTCGAGGAAGGGCCCATTTCTATAAATCTGAATTTGATGTTTCAGAAAATGTTTTAATTCCTCGTAGTGAAACTGAAATTCTAGTCGAGACGGCTTCATCTTTTCTTAGGGATTGGATGAAAATGTCAGATGAGAGACTTAGGATTTTAGATATAGGCACGGGGAGTGGGGCAATTATAATTTCTCTCTTGCAAGAGATGCCTCGTCCGCTTGAGGCATTTGCAACAGATATTTCAAAAGATGCTCTAGAGGTTGCTAGAAGAAATTACTTTAACCTTCGCTACACAATTCCTAGGGAGTCATCTCTTCGACTTATTTGTACTGATCGAATGAATGATTTAGATCAAGAGAAGTTTCATCTAATCGTGAGTAATCCTCCCTATATTAAAAAGAGAGAGGACCGAGACTTTGTTCATCATCAAGTAGATAATTATGAGCCGCATTTGGCCCTCTATTTAGAGGATGACTCATATGATGAGTGGTTTAGAACTCTCTTTAAGCAAGTACTGAACTCCCTTTATGAAGAAGGGATATTTATTATGGAAGGTCATGAAGATCATCTTGAAGACCTGTGTGAAGTTTGCAATATGATAGGTTTTTCAACTGTGAAAATCCTCAAGGACTACACCAATAGAAATCGCTTCTTAGTAGCGAAGAAATAG